In Pseudoxanthomonas sp. SE1, the genomic stretch GATGATGCTGGCCATCCGCATCGAGAAGATGCTGACCAAGGACGAGATCCTGGAGCTGTACCTCAACAAGAGCTTCTTCGGGAACCGCTCCTATGGCGTGGCCGCCGCCGCCGAGTATTACTACGGCAAGACGCTGGACCAGCTGACCCTGGCCGAGACCGCCACCCTGGTCAGTGCGCTGAAATTCCCCTCCAGCGGCAATCCGATCAGCAATCCCGGCCGCAACCAGCAGCGCAGCGCCTATGTCGTCGAGCGCATGCGCGAGGATGGTTACGTCAGCGCTGCCGATGCCGCCCAGGCCAAGGCCGAGCCCATGCACGCCAAACCGCATGAGCGCCCGATCGAGGTGCATGCGCCCTATGTGACCGAGATGGTGCGCCAGGAGATGATCGCGCGCTTCGGGCCCGAGGCGCTGACCAAGGGCTACCACGTGACCACCACGCTGGATGCCACGCTGCAGACCGCGGCCAACGACGCGGTACGCGACGGCCTGGGCCTGTACGACCACCGCCATGGCTGGAACGGGATTGAACAGCATTTCGACGTGGGCGCAGACGCGGATGCGACCGCACTGGCCGCGCACCTGCGGGGCGTGCCCGCGCAGAACGGCCTGGTCCCCGTGGTGGTGGCGCGTACCGCCGCTGACGGCAGTGCGACGGTGGTGATGGCGGATGGCAAGGAACTCATCCTGCCTGCCGCCGCCAGCAAATGGACCGGCCGCACGCCCGCAAAGCTGTTCAAGCGCGGCGACATGGCCCGCATCAAGGCGGGCAAGGAAGAAGGCACGTATGTGGTCGACCAGATCCCGCGCGCACAGGCCGCGCTGGTATCGCTGGACGCGAACAACGGCGCCCTGCGCGCGCTGGTCGGCGGCTACAGCTTCGCCGGCAACAAATTCAACCGCGCCACCCAGGCGCGACGCCAGCCGGGCTCCAGCTTCAAGCCGTTCGTGTATGCGGCGGCGTTCGAAAAGGGCTTCAACCCCGCATCGATCGTGCTGGACGCGCCCGTCGTCTTCCGCGACCGCCGTGGCCACATGTGGCGCCCGCAGAACGATGGCGGCGGCTTCCGCGGCCCGATGCGCCTGCGCGAAGCACTCGTGCAGTCGCGCAACCTGGTGTCGGTACGCCTGCTGGACGGCATGGGCGTGCCGTTCGCGCGCACCTATATCAGCCAGTTCGGTTTCGAGGAAGCCGAATTGCCGCCCAATCTGTCGATGTCGCTGGGTACCGCCTCGCTGACTCCGCTCTCCGTGGCTCGCGGGTATGCCGTGTTCGCCAATGGCGGTTCGCGGGTGACGCCGTGGTTCATCGATGAAGTGAAGGACCGCGAAGGCAACGTGGTGTTCAAGGAGAACCCCACCGTCGCCTGTCGCAGTTGCGGCCAGGGTCAGCACGGCAGCAGTACACCGGCCAGCCAGGTGGTGGACGGCTTCAACTTCGGTCCTGCCGATGCCGCCAAGCCCGTCGCTGCCGCCAGTCCACAGAAGCCCAGGGAAGAAGAAAAGCCCGCCGACCCGAATGCCCTCACCGCGCCGCGCGCCATCGACGAGCGCACCGCGTACCAGCTGGTGTCGATGATGCGCGATGTGGTCCAGCGTGGCACTGGCACCGCTGCCAAGGTACTGGGACGCGAGGACGTGGGCGGCAAGACCGGGTCCACCAACGACCACCGGGATGCGTGGTTCGGCGGGTTCGGCGGCACGTACGCCACCGTGGTCTGGGTGGGTCGCGACAACTTCCAGTCGTTGGGCTATCGCGAGTACGGCGGCAAGGCCGCCCTGCCGATCTGGATCGACTACATGCGCGCGGCCCTCAAGGACAAGCCGGTCGCGCTCAACGATCCGCCCGACGGCATGGTGCAGGCCACGTTGAACGGTGTGACCGAATGGGTGAAGGTCGAAGACATGGATCGCATCCAGGACTACGACCTGTACGGCCCCGAAGACGCGGTGCCGGACGAGGAAGCGTTCGACATCTTCTGACGGCCCGCCGGATCGATGAAGACCGCATGACGGCGCCGAGGCGCCGTCATGGACAGGTCGGGCGCATGGTGTACATTCGCGGTCAGTTTCGACGCGGAGGCTCTCCATGCACCACGCCCGTCAGCACGCCGAAACACGCACCCGCGAACGCCGCCAGCGGCTCGCCCACGAGGCCGCCCGGCTGATGGCCGAAGGCGGCATCCGCGACTTCCACCAGGCCAAACTCAAGGCGGCCAACCGGCTCGGCATCCACGATGACGCGTCGTTGCCCCGCAACCGCGAGATCGAGGACGCGCTGCGCGAGTACCAGCGCCTGTTCGTCGGCGAGGCGCATGCGGTGGGCCTGCGGCAACGCCGTGAAGCCGCGCTGCGCGCTATGGAATTCCTGGCGGGATTCTCGCCACGCCTGGTGGGCCCGGTGCTGGAAGGCACGGCCGATGCGAACACGCCCGTCCACCTGCACGTCCACAGCGACGACCCGGATGCCGTCACCCGCTTCCTCGAAGAGCATCGCATTCCGGCGGAACCGCGCGAACGCCGTCTGCGCATCGACCGGGAACGCGTGGCGGACCTGCCGGTGTGGGTATTCAGCGCCGAGGAGCTGGGTTTCGACCTGACCGTCCTGCCGCACGACGCATTGCGCCAGGCGCCCCTCTCCAGCGTGGACGAGAGGCCGATGAAACGGGCCTCCGCCACCCAGTTGCGGCAGTTGCTTGCCAACGAGGAGATCGCCAGCTACGAATCCAGCACGCCCCAACGCTGAGCCGGCAAAGCGCAACGCCGTGCAAGACGCCGCCACCTGACCGGCGTCCACTTCCCGCATCGCAGGCCCGCAACTTGCTGGGGCGGCATCGTCGGGAGAAGGAAGCATGCGCTACCGCGTCTTCGGCAACACCGGCCTGCGCGTTTCCGCGCTGGCGCTGGGCACCGGCAATTTCGGGAAAGGCTGGGGCTACGGCAGCGACCGCGACGAAGCCGCGGGCATCTACGCCCGCTATCGCGACGCCGGCGGCAATTTCATCGATACCGCCGACCAGTACCAGTTCGGCCAGTCCGAAGAGATGGTCGGCGAGTTCATTGGCGGAGATCGCGACGCCGTGGTGCTCGCCACCAAGTTTTCGCTGGGTGCGCGTGCCGACGCCGGGCTGCAGGACACAGGCAATAGTCGCAAGGCAATGATCCAGTCGGTCGAGGGCAGCCTGCGTCGCCTGAAGACCGACCGCATCGACCTGCTGTGGGTCCACATGCCGGACGGCCACACGCCGATCGAGGAGATCGCGCGCGGGCTGGATGCGTTGGTACGGGCCGGCAAGATCGTCTACGCGGGGTTGTCCGACTTCCCCGCCTGGCGCGTGGCCACCGCCGCGACGCTCGCCGAGTTGCGCGGCTGGGCGCCCATCTCTGCGGTGCAGATCGAATACAGCCTGGTCGAACGGACCGTGGAGCGCGAGTTGCTCCCGATGGCCCGCGCCTTCGGCCTGGGCACCGTGGGCTGGTCGCCGCTCGGCGGCGGACTGCTGACAGGCAAATACCGCAAGGGTGAAACCGGACGCGCACAGGGCCTCGGCGTGGTGATCCACGGCGAGAGCGACGCCCGCAAGACGGCGACGGTCGATGCGG encodes the following:
- a CDS encoding penicillin-binding protein 1A, yielding MSRFRRLLRWTLITFLILALAGLVGLGVLYYTVSSKVPDVQSLRSVELQEPLYIYASDGRLMGLYGEIRRYPVQIEKVPARVKQAFVAAEDSKFYEHNGIDPTGIARAVWQIVSRKEGRVAGGSTITQQVARQWFLSSEYSYTRKLVEMMLAIRIEKMLTKDEILELYLNKSFFGNRSYGVAAAAEYYYGKTLDQLTLAETATLVSALKFPSSGNPISNPGRNQQRSAYVVERMREDGYVSAADAAQAKAEPMHAKPHERPIEVHAPYVTEMVRQEMIARFGPEALTKGYHVTTTLDATLQTAANDAVRDGLGLYDHRHGWNGIEQHFDVGADADATALAAHLRGVPAQNGLVPVVVARTAADGSATVVMADGKELILPAAASKWTGRTPAKLFKRGDMARIKAGKEEGTYVVDQIPRAQAALVSLDANNGALRALVGGYSFAGNKFNRATQARRQPGSSFKPFVYAAAFEKGFNPASIVLDAPVVFRDRRGHMWRPQNDGGGFRGPMRLREALVQSRNLVSVRLLDGMGVPFARTYISQFGFEEAELPPNLSMSLGTASLTPLSVARGYAVFANGGSRVTPWFIDEVKDREGNVVFKENPTVACRSCGQGQHGSSTPASQVVDGFNFGPADAAKPVAAASPQKPREEEKPADPNALTAPRAIDERTAYQLVSMMRDVVQRGTGTAAKVLGREDVGGKTGSTNDHRDAWFGGFGGTYATVVWVGRDNFQSLGYREYGGKAALPIWIDYMRAALKDKPVALNDPPDGMVQATLNGVTEWVKVEDMDRIQDYDLYGPEDAVPDEEAFDIF
- a CDS encoding aldo/keto reductase, whose translation is MRYRVFGNTGLRVSALALGTGNFGKGWGYGSDRDEAAGIYARYRDAGGNFIDTADQYQFGQSEEMVGEFIGGDRDAVVLATKFSLGARADAGLQDTGNSRKAMIQSVEGSLRRLKTDRIDLLWVHMPDGHTPIEEIARGLDALVRAGKIVYAGLSDFPAWRVATAATLAELRGWAPISAVQIEYSLVERTVERELLPMARAFGLGTVGWSPLGGGLLTGKYRKGETGRAQGLGVVIHGESDARKTATVDAVLAVAEETGLPPGQIAIAWVMGRGVLPIIGPRTPEQLADNLSATTITLSPAQRARLDEASAIRAGFPHDIVAVSAPRLRGGKLALLDLPEVPVR